The following are encoded together in the Pseudovibrio sp. M1P-2-3 genome:
- a CDS encoding HlyD family type I secretion periplasmic adaptor subunit: MTKEKGEHSFELGDTQVFKWKKRAAIVTIVGIALLIIWMIFTPLDEIAKARGTVEPVAQVQRVESRHGGHLIQIDVKLGQTVNAGDRVALLDQTEARSELEAAQARIAGLSLEIERLSALVDKRQPNFGQLGDQYPELVLKEIAALPAQRDLMRSQKDVLEAQIMEKKAEIAAVEAEKPELMAQITVAEEERSIEEGLVGRGLSSRPRLVELREQAARYRFELAQLAGRKSILEAQVEQLQSQLVGIDLDQAAKARTRIAEATGERRALRAEVKGLKQRLEETVVRTPVAGIVQSLPDETIGDVIDPGGVVITLVPIEGGLQFKGRLSPRDVGFVEVGQPVRLKIDSFDFSRYGALNGVVKEVSPTTHMDERGVPFYLVEVGVDRTFFREPKAGLTLQSGMTGEADILTGSKTVFQYIWKPVYTNLDLALSER, translated from the coding sequence ATGACAAAGGAAAAAGGTGAACACAGTTTTGAGCTCGGGGACACCCAAGTCTTTAAGTGGAAAAAAAGGGCAGCTATTGTCACAATAGTTGGTATCGCCCTTCTAATTATCTGGATGATATTCACCCCCCTTGATGAAATTGCCAAGGCAAGAGGTACAGTAGAACCGGTCGCTCAAGTTCAACGAGTTGAAAGTCGTCATGGTGGGCATCTTATACAGATCGACGTAAAACTCGGGCAAACTGTAAATGCAGGAGACAGAGTTGCCCTCCTTGATCAAACTGAAGCCCGTTCAGAGCTTGAAGCAGCACAAGCCCGTATTGCTGGGCTTTCGCTAGAGATTGAGCGGCTCAGCGCGCTGGTCGACAAACGTCAGCCAAACTTTGGGCAGTTGGGGGATCAGTATCCTGAACTCGTTCTAAAAGAGATTGCAGCATTACCGGCCCAACGTGATCTGATGCGCTCCCAAAAAGACGTTTTAGAAGCCCAAATAATGGAAAAAAAAGCAGAAATTGCCGCCGTTGAGGCTGAAAAACCTGAACTGATGGCGCAAATTACCGTTGCGGAAGAAGAGCGTAGCATCGAGGAAGGGTTGGTTGGGCGTGGCCTTTCTTCACGTCCGCGGCTTGTCGAACTTCGAGAGCAAGCTGCCAGATACCGCTTTGAATTGGCGCAGCTGGCTGGGCGTAAAAGCATACTGGAAGCTCAAGTGGAGCAACTACAGTCACAGCTTGTTGGGATTGATCTGGATCAGGCGGCAAAAGCCCGTACTCGCATCGCGGAGGCAACCGGCGAACGCAGAGCACTACGGGCAGAAGTAAAAGGGTTAAAGCAACGACTGGAGGAAACTGTCGTACGTACTCCGGTTGCCGGCATTGTCCAATCCCTCCCTGATGAGACCATAGGGGATGTTATAGACCCTGGCGGCGTTGTCATTACCTTGGTTCCAATTGAAGGTGGGTTGCAGTTCAAAGGCAGACTATCGCCCAGAGATGTCGGCTTTGTCGAAGTTGGGCAACCAGTCAGATTGAAAATAGATAGCTTCGATTTTAGCCGTTATGGTGCCTTAAACGGGGTTGTCAAAGAAGTCTCTCCAACGACACATATGGATGAACGGGGTGTGCCGTTTTACTTGGTTGAAGTTGGCGTGGACCGCACTTTTTTCCGAGAGCCTAAAGCAGGTCTAACGCTTCAATCCGGTATGACCGGTGAAGCAGATATCCTCACCGGTTCCAAAACGGTATTCCAGTATATTTGGAAGCCAGTTTACACAAATCTGGATCTTGCCCTGTCAGAGCGTTGA
- a CDS encoding ATP-binding cassette domain-containing protein, which produces MSKNAANFLFETLAALGGRRSKKLVEAVLGQQNTEHIRQIEQACALLGATAIHYHRLPVSWSDGLEGAIVTRHHGQWVALVRCAGKETLIPSDTKCTADHIRASKNLLHIRLLPEALMAEVSYADFVKRSRQGAFAVAWQSLGINLCALSVPFFTMAVYDRVLGGGAIATLPALLGGVTIVLILMITLRRIRSNLAAAEYARLSASICLAVAQKIFRQPLAVKQRMSTDALGSRLKSSEQAAGIFASPNIAAIYDAPFLVLTLIALIFVGGILALIPAAYLLFFWGFGIFLIKTSPPTDPQVARLSQIKQSMTSEVVDSQGAIYRSGLANTWLQRFERSMMAIIPHNVKLQKRMAAVQSLGTALGTGTALLTLIIGVDLALAGSITPGALIGTMLLTWRVTAPAQALFFALPRLGSIWVAWRQLRDSMQLPTVAHNVHSQEPFPQNVSTLSAQGVYFRYDGGLGPACSGITFDVPHGSVVAVIGPNSSGKTTLLRIIAGYLRAQSGGYYINGRTVSQYDSDDMAEYCAYLDANPRSNKSSTHGPNSQGRRSIVEAEREAWQGVTQKDAPLYILDDPLSSGGEYCRKIIKQFLEEKRGKATVFFSSHDTDLVPQADLAIVLENGAQAYFGPVQAPTQN; this is translated from the coding sequence ATGAGCAAGAACGCTGCAAATTTTTTGTTTGAAACCTTGGCGGCGCTTGGCGGCCGGAGAAGCAAGAAGCTGGTGGAAGCTGTGTTGGGGCAACAAAATACCGAACATATCCGCCAGATTGAGCAGGCCTGTGCATTACTTGGGGCTACCGCGATACACTATCACCGTCTCCCGGTCAGCTGGAGTGATGGACTTGAAGGCGCGATTGTGACCCGTCATCATGGTCAATGGGTGGCACTCGTGCGCTGTGCAGGAAAAGAAACGCTCATTCCCAGTGATACAAAGTGTACTGCGGATCATATTCGCGCCTCAAAAAACTTATTACATATTCGTTTGCTGCCAGAAGCCTTAATGGCAGAAGTTTCCTATGCAGATTTTGTGAAGCGAAGCCGACAGGGCGCCTTTGCTGTTGCCTGGCAGTCTCTGGGTATCAACTTGTGTGCTTTAAGTGTCCCCTTCTTTACCATGGCGGTTTATGACCGTGTTCTTGGGGGAGGGGCAATTGCCACGCTTCCTGCACTCCTTGGTGGCGTGACGATTGTTCTAATACTGATGATTACCCTAAGGCGCATTCGCTCCAATCTGGCAGCTGCAGAATACGCACGTTTATCAGCAAGTATCTGTTTAGCTGTTGCCCAAAAAATCTTCAGGCAACCGCTAGCCGTGAAACAGAGAATGTCAACTGATGCACTCGGGTCTCGTTTGAAGTCGAGCGAACAAGCGGCAGGCATTTTCGCCAGTCCCAATATTGCTGCCATATACGATGCCCCTTTTCTTGTACTCACTCTGATTGCACTTATTTTTGTTGGTGGTATTCTGGCGCTTATACCCGCAGCTTATTTGCTGTTTTTTTGGGGTTTTGGCATATTCCTTATTAAGACAAGCCCGCCAACGGACCCACAGGTGGCACGTCTTTCACAAATAAAACAGAGTATGACATCAGAGGTGGTTGATAGCCAAGGCGCGATTTACCGCAGCGGTCTTGCTAATACATGGCTGCAGCGGTTTGAACGGTCTATGATGGCGATTATACCGCACAACGTGAAATTGCAAAAGCGCATGGCTGCAGTGCAGTCTCTGGGAACTGCTTTGGGTACCGGTACCGCTCTCTTGACCTTGATTATAGGAGTGGATCTTGCGCTTGCCGGTTCCATAACGCCAGGAGCACTGATTGGCACCATGTTGTTGACATGGAGAGTAACAGCACCAGCTCAGGCTCTGTTTTTTGCTTTACCACGACTTGGAAGTATCTGGGTAGCATGGCGGCAACTGCGCGATTCCATGCAGCTCCCGACGGTGGCACATAATGTTCACTCACAAGAGCCTTTTCCTCAAAATGTGTCTACTTTATCAGCACAAGGAGTATACTTTCGTTATGATGGAGGGCTGGGGCCCGCGTGTTCTGGAATCACGTTCGATGTTCCTCATGGAAGTGTTGTCGCGGTTATTGGTCCTAACTCCTCAGGTAAAACGACCCTCCTAAGAATAATTGCTGGGTACTTGAGGGCACAATCGGGCGGCTACTACATTAATGGCCGTACTGTTTCCCAATATGATAGTGACGATATGGCGGAATATTGCGCCTATCTGGATGCAAATCCGCGCTCGAATAAATCAAGTACACACGGGCCCAATAGTCAGGGCCGAAGGTCTATAGTTGAAGCTGAGCGGGAAGCCTGGCAAGGCGTGACCCAAAAAGATGCTCCTTTATATATTCTCGATGATCCTCTCTCCTCTGGCGGTGAGTACTGCCGAAAAATAATCAAACAGTTTCTTGAAGAAAAGCGCGGCAAAGCAACTGTATTTTTCTCTAGCCACGATACTGATTTAGTACCCCAAGCCGATTTGGCTATTGTTTTGGAAAATGGTGCTCAGGCCTACTTTGGCCCAGTACAAGCACCAACTCAAAATTAA
- a CDS encoding ABC transporter family protein has product MSRIWLSLLTVCVNICALALPLALLQVYDRILPNKSWGTAAVIFFAVLVALLLAAFLRIVRSDIFAILSAKNDYPLWQRIVSNLIYGGYSTEMAHRAISSVNKAKDVGVGQSRIGLYDTPFAVVFLILIWYLGGIVVLAPLIVGGGSALLFLYYKNTYRTALRDTAEQDSALRDLEGSISKLAPHRIFLGCFGAVFNAFSMQKRNSAIALEKVERISSLQQDLLQSGALLTTVLVVGFGATSVLAGNMTTGGLAACTLLGGRASAQLMGIAATLMRQTPAKIASEYIPESEFPELNQVNQPTLISLRESQVEASSGEIIVINESPDQEAFEVLRELVDQLWPEGQRTLSVNENTRYVPARSELQRGSILENLTRFTPGLEREAFQLSEMFGLDAMVGRLVDGYRTEVGAQGMPPLSDGAVKRAALVQAFVGNAKLVILERPDISLDAAGIKSLKRTLATLRGSVTVIMTTASPELHAIADRYIPECFDPQSAMVA; this is encoded by the coding sequence ATGTCTCGCATTTGGCTGAGTCTTCTCACTGTATGCGTCAATATCTGTGCCCTAGCTCTTCCTCTAGCTCTGTTACAAGTCTACGATAGAATTCTACCCAATAAATCGTGGGGTACTGCTGCTGTAATTTTCTTTGCGGTTCTTGTTGCACTTCTGCTTGCCGCGTTCCTGCGAATTGTTCGCTCTGATATATTTGCAATACTATCAGCGAAAAATGATTACCCCCTTTGGCAGCGAATTGTCTCCAATCTCATTTATGGTGGTTACTCAACTGAGATGGCACACCGTGCCATATCCTCTGTAAACAAGGCAAAAGATGTAGGGGTTGGGCAAAGTCGTATAGGTCTTTACGACACCCCCTTTGCTGTCGTTTTTCTCATTCTCATTTGGTATCTCGGTGGAATAGTGGTTCTGGCTCCACTCATTGTGGGGGGGGGCTCCGCCCTTCTATTTCTCTATTACAAAAATACATATAGAACAGCGCTAAGGGACACAGCTGAGCAAGATTCTGCCCTTCGCGATTTGGAGGGCAGTATAAGTAAGTTGGCCCCACATCGAATTTTTCTGGGTTGTTTTGGGGCGGTTTTCAACGCCTTCAGTATGCAAAAGCGGAACAGTGCAATTGCATTGGAGAAAGTCGAGCGGATTTCCAGTCTACAGCAGGATTTGTTGCAAAGTGGGGCTTTGCTGACAACTGTCCTTGTTGTGGGGTTTGGAGCAACCTCGGTGCTCGCCGGAAACATGACAACTGGCGGCTTGGCTGCATGTACTCTACTGGGAGGGCGTGCTTCGGCTCAGCTTATGGGCATTGCAGCTACCTTAATGCGGCAAACACCTGCCAAGATTGCCTCTGAATATATACCAGAGAGTGAGTTTCCCGAGCTTAATCAGGTTAACCAGCCAACCTTAATTTCATTGCGAGAAAGCCAGGTGGAAGCTAGCTCGGGCGAGATAATAGTTATCAATGAAAGCCCCGATCAAGAAGCCTTTGAAGTTCTGCGTGAGCTTGTCGATCAACTTTGGCCTGAAGGTCAGAGGACACTGAGTGTAAATGAGAATACAAGATACGTCCCAGCTCGGTCCGAATTACAAAGAGGGAGTATTTTGGAAAACCTGACCCGCTTTACCCCGGGTTTGGAGCGGGAGGCTTTTCAGCTTTCGGAAATGTTTGGGCTCGATGCAATGGTAGGGCGGCTCGTCGACGGTTACAGAACTGAGGTTGGGGCTCAAGGCATGCCCCCCTTGTCTGATGGAGCCGTAAAACGGGCGGCTCTTGTGCAGGCCTTCGTGGGAAATGCCAAACTAGTCATTTTGGAACGCCCTGACATCTCGCTGGATGCAGCAGGAATAAAATCACTGAAACGAACACTTGCGACATTAAGGGGGTCTGTAACTGTCATCATGACGACGGCCTCACCCGAACTGCATGCCATTGCTGATCGGTATATACCTGAGTGTTTCGATCCCCAAAGTGCAATGGTGGCATAA
- the tnpC gene encoding IS66 family transposase, translating to MQNPASCPDDIDMLKVKLAAAEQRVTAQDARIVQLEKLLADYKRALFGSRSEKIHPDQIQLQLEELETAIASVQAEADEDSQPKKKDKKKRNTNRGNLPTHLPRIEVMVMPESTTCTCGHAYHQIGEDVSERLDVIPAQFRVIVTRRPKYACRTCEEGITQAPAPSHIVEAGLPTEALLAHVVISKYGDYLPLYRQAQIYARQGLELDRSTLADWMGRCAYELTPVYEALKDHLKGSSKLFMDETVVPVQDPGRRKTKTGYLWALARDDRAWSGAEPPGVVFTYAPSRSGTVAEAILQGFEGMLQVDGYTGYNRLQERQGSPVPLAYCWAHARRKLFEVARNKSAPIAEQGLRQIGQLYKIEERIRGQSAELRHQARQQHSKPLIEAFHQWLSTHRARVSPKCPLGKALTYIAKLWDGLTLFLTDGRIELDSNCVERTIRPVALNRKNALFAGHDAGGKTWAVLASLMETCKLTGINPQAYLTTTLTRIANGHKQKRIHELLPWNFEAAQKQAEPECE from the coding sequence ATGCAAAATCCTGCTTCCTGTCCCGATGACATTGACATGTTAAAAGTCAAGCTCGCCGCCGCTGAACAGCGGGTAACGGCGCAGGATGCGCGTATCGTACAGCTGGAAAAACTGCTGGCAGATTACAAGCGCGCCTTGTTTGGTTCAAGATCGGAAAAGATCCATCCGGACCAGATCCAGTTGCAACTGGAAGAACTGGAAACCGCAATCGCGTCTGTTCAGGCTGAAGCGGACGAAGACAGCCAGCCTAAGAAAAAGGACAAGAAGAAACGCAACACCAACCGCGGCAATCTGCCGACCCATCTGCCCCGGATTGAGGTGATGGTGATGCCTGAGAGCACCACCTGTACCTGTGGTCATGCGTACCATCAGATCGGGGAGGATGTATCGGAGCGCCTGGATGTGATTCCGGCCCAGTTTCGGGTGATTGTCACCCGCCGTCCCAAATATGCCTGCCGTACCTGTGAAGAGGGCATTACGCAGGCGCCAGCCCCAAGCCATATTGTGGAGGCCGGTCTGCCCACCGAAGCGCTGCTGGCCCATGTGGTTATCTCAAAGTATGGCGACTATCTTCCCCTCTACCGGCAAGCCCAGATTTATGCCCGTCAGGGCCTTGAGCTCGACCGCTCGACACTGGCCGACTGGATGGGCCGCTGTGCCTATGAACTTACCCCCGTCTATGAGGCGCTAAAGGACCACCTCAAAGGCTCCAGTAAGTTGTTCATGGATGAGACCGTGGTGCCGGTTCAAGATCCCGGGCGCCGGAAAACCAAAACAGGGTACCTCTGGGCACTTGCCCGGGATGATCGGGCGTGGAGCGGGGCGGAGCCGCCCGGCGTGGTGTTTACCTACGCCCCCTCCCGATCTGGCACGGTGGCAGAAGCGATCTTGCAAGGGTTTGAAGGGATGCTGCAGGTGGATGGCTATACCGGTTATAATCGATTGCAGGAGCGACAAGGTTCCCCGGTTCCTCTGGCTTATTGCTGGGCCCATGCCCGCCGTAAACTGTTTGAAGTGGCCCGCAACAAATCAGCGCCCATAGCTGAACAAGGCCTGCGCCAGATTGGACAGCTTTATAAAATCGAAGAGCGTATCCGCGGTCAGTCGGCAGAGCTGCGGCACCAGGCACGGCAGCAGCACAGCAAACCGCTTATTGAGGCCTTCCATCAATGGCTCAGCACTCATCGCGCCCGCGTGTCGCCCAAATGCCCGTTGGGCAAGGCCCTCACCTATATTGCCAAACTGTGGGATGGCTTGACGTTGTTTCTGACCGATGGCCGCATCGAGCTGGACAGCAACTGTGTCGAGCGGACGATCAGACCTGTGGCTCTTAATCGTAAGAATGCTCTCTTTGCAGGCCATGATGCGGGCGGCAAGACGTGGGCCGTTCTGGCGTCACTGATGGAGACCTGCAAACTGACTGGTATCAACCCGCAGGCATACCTCACCACAACGCTGACCAGAATCGCCAACGGACACAAGCAGAAACGCATCCATGAACTACTGCCGTGGAATTTTGAGGCTGCTCAAAAACAGGCGGAGCCTGAATGCGAATAG
- the tnpB gene encoding IS66 family insertion sequence element accessory protein TnpB (TnpB, as the term is used for proteins encoded by IS66 family insertion elements, is considered an accessory protein, since TnpC, encoded by a neighboring gene, is a DDE family transposase.): MILPAQHLRILIATEPVDFRKGHNGLAALVQNELRLDPFTGTVFVFRSRRGDAMKLVYWDGTGLVLVYKRLEETLFCWPQIRNGVMNLSHAQFEALFSGLDWRKVRALEVKAPQGVE, translated from the coding sequence ATGATCCTGCCGGCGCAGCATCTACGGATTTTGATAGCGACAGAGCCGGTTGACTTTCGCAAAGGCCATAATGGCCTGGCCGCCTTGGTGCAAAACGAGTTACGGTTGGACCCGTTTACCGGCACGGTGTTTGTGTTTCGCTCCAGACGCGGGGACGCCATGAAGCTTGTTTATTGGGATGGTACCGGCTTGGTGCTGGTCTATAAACGGCTCGAAGAGACGCTGTTTTGCTGGCCGCAAATCCGCAATGGGGTGATGAACCTGTCTCACGCCCAGTTCGAAGCCCTGTTTAGCGGTCTTGACTGGCGCAAGGTGAGAGCTTTGGAAGTAAAAGCGCCGCAAGGTGTTGAATAG